The genomic interval GGGTCGATCTCCAGCTCGCGGACGTCCAGAATGGGCACCGGCTCGCCATCCACCAGCAGCAGCTTCTGCCCGACGGGTGCGGCGGCCGCCTCGTCCCAGTCCGTCACCCGCCCCAGCCGCACCTCGCCGTCCGCGTGGCGCCACGAGAGCGGCGAGAGCGCCGGGATCAGCACCTCGCCCATCTCCGCGCCCGGGTAGCCGTCGGCCGCCTGCACCCGGGCCGGGGCCCAGAGCAGGTCGCGCAGCCGCGATGGGGCTTCTACCCGCACCGCCGCGAGCTGCGCAAAGGGGATCCACGTGTACTGCCCCGCCGCGAACAGCTCCAGCCGCGCACCCAGCCGCGGGTCCGCGTCGGTGATGGACGAGAACGGCCGCCCGTTCAGGCGCCCCGCCACGGGGCGGCCGTCCTCCGCCGGCGGGGGGCTGCCGGAGGCGAACAGCTCCTGGCGGGTGCGCTCGGCGTGCAGGGCGCTGCGGTACAGCAGCGCGCCCAGCTCCGCCTCGCGGCTGCCGCGCGCCACCACGTCCAGCTGCTTCTCCGCCCGGTCGTACTGCCCGGCGAAGCACAGCAGCTCGAAGAGGAAGGTGCGCGCCCGGACGTCGCCCGGGTCGTCGCGAAGCTCCGCCCCCAGCGCCTCGATGGCCTCGTCCAGACGGCCCTCGTCCAGCAGCGCGCGGGCGCTCGCGGCCGCCGCGGGCATGTCAGGGCGTCACCGTCTGCAGGTTCCAGCTCGCCACCACCGGCGCGCCGGTGGCGCCCGCGTCGGACTGCGGCGTGTACGTGACCGTCACCTTGCCGAAGGTGATCCCCAGCGACTCCGTGGGCCGGTCGTCGCCACCCGTGCTGCCGCTCCACTGGATGTTGTCCACGTACACCTTTTCGAACTCGTAGACCAGGTAGTCCACCGGCGCGTCGCCGCCCGCCTTGCGCAGAGTGACCTTGGCCTTGGGAAAGTGCTTGCCGGCGCAGCAGGCCTGGAACAGCGGCGGACTGGCCGTGTCGGTGGCCTTGAGGCAGTTGAACGACGAGACGGTCGCCTTGCCCGCGCCGCCGCCGGAGCCCATGGAGCCCACCGTGGTGGTGTTGCTCGCGCCCCAGCTGAAGCTGAGCAGCTCGATGTGCTTCTCGAAGCCGGACCGGGTGGACTCGCCGTCCACGCCTTCGATCTTGAGGAATGCGTCGAATGCCATGGTTCGTGTGCCTCTGGAAGGGTTGAGGTGCCCGGCGCGCGTCCGCGCCCCGGGCGGGGTGGGGCGCTCAGGCCGCCGGCGCCGGAAGGTCGGCCACCAGCCGCATCGACACGCTCAGCTCGTCCAGCTGGAAGTGGGGGCGCAGGAACGCCACGGCGCGGTACGCCCCCGGCTTGCCCGGGATCTCCACCACGTCGATGCGCGCGTCGCGCAGCGGCCGCTTGGACTTCACCTCGGCCGAGGCGTCGTCGTTGGCCACCACGTAGTTGCTGATCCAGCGGTTCAGGAACGTCTCCGCCTGGCTGCGCGAGGTGTAGCCGCCGATCTTGTCGCGCATCATGCTCTTGAGGTAGTGCGCGAAACGCGAGACGGCGAAGATGTAGGGGAGCTGCGCGCTGATGCGCGCGTTGCCCGTGGCGGCGTCGCTGTCGTAGACGCGGGGCTTCTGCGCGGACTGCACGCTGAAGAAGGCCGCCTTGGGGGTCCCCTTGCAGTGCACCAGCGGCGCGAACCCCAGGTCGGCCAGCTCCTTCTCCCGCCGGTCGGTGATGGAGCACTCGGTGGGGCACTTCATGGCCACGTCGCCCGCGTCGGTCTTGAAGGTGTGGACCGGCAGCCCCTCCACCAGCCCGCCGCTCTCCACCCCGCGGATGGTGGCGCACCAGCCGTAGGTGCCGAACGCCTGCGTCACCCGCGCGCCCAGCGCCCAGGCCGCGTTGCCCCACAGGTAGCGGCCGTGCTCGGTGCCGTCCACGCCCTCGTCGTAGTCGAACGCGTCCACCGGCACGCCGTTGCGGCCGTAGGGGTCGCGCAGCAGCATGCGCGGCAGGGTGAGCGCCACGTAGCGCGAGTCCTCGCTCTCGCGGAACGCCTTCCACAGCGCGTACTCGGTGGTGTCGAAGATCTTGGCCAGGTCGCGCGGGGCGTCCAGCTGGGTGTAGCTCTCCAGGTTGAACATGTTGCTGGAGGCGCCGGTGATGAACGGCGCGTGCGCCGCCGCGGCCACCTGCGACACCTTGCTCAGCAGCTCGATGTCCTGCCCGTCGCGGCCGAACTCGTAGTCGCCCAGCAGCGCGGCGAAGGGAGCGCCGCCGAAGACGCCGTACTCCTCCTCGTAGACCTTTTTGAAGAGGGCGCTCTGGTCGAACTCCGGCGCCTTGCGCAGGTCCGTGAGCAGCTCCTTCTTGGAGGCGTTGAGCACCTTGATCTTGAGGTTCGCCCCCGTCTCGCTCTGCGACAGCAGGTACTTCAGCCCTCGCCAGGTAGCCTCCAGCCGCTGGAACTCCGGGTGGTGCATGATCTCGCGGAGCTGGGCCGAGAGCAGCGCGTCGATCTGCGCGATGCGGGCGTTCAGCATGGCCTCGGTGTCGGGGCCCACGGCCATGGTGCCGTCCAGCACCTCTTCCACGAACCGCTTCACCAGGTCGCGGCCGCGCGCCTGCGCCGGCCCGGCGGGGCCGAAGCGCCCCTCGCGGACGATGGTGTCCAGGATCCCCTGGTGCTCGGCGGCCTCCTCCGCGGCGGCCGCGGGGCGGGCTCCCTGCAGCTCAGTTGACATCGGCGGCCTCCTGCGGCTCCAGCTCGTGCTTCAGGCGGCCCAGCGCCTCCTGGTCGTGCAGGGTGGCCTGGAGGATCTCCTCGAGCTTGTCGTTGCCCTGCAGGCTGCCGCGGAGGTCTGAGAGCTGGCGGCGCAGCTCCACCAGCCTGCGCAGCGGCTCCACCTGCTCCGCCACGCGGTCCGGCGCGAAGTCGTCCAGCGACTGGAAGTGCAGGTCCACCCCCACGCGGCCGTCCTGGTCGCTGAGGCGGTTGTCCACCTTGAACGAAAGGTGCGGCTGCATGCGCCGCAGCACGTCGTCGAAGTTGTCCGGGGTGACCTCCACGAACTTGCGGTCCTTGAGGCGCGCCAGCGGCTCCGTGGGGTGGCCGGTGAAGTCGCCCAGGACGCCCATCACGAACGGCAGCTCCTTCATCTCGATGGCGCCGCCCACCTCTACGTCGTAGCTGATGTGTACGCGAGGCGCGCGGACGCGTCCCAGCTTTGCGTGGATGCCCTCTGCCATCGTCCGCTCCTGTGTGATGGTGCGCGTGGGGGGAGAGAAGGCCGGCGCGGGAGGTGTCGGGCCGGGCGGCCGGTGCGCCGTTGAAGTGCCCGCCGGTCAGGATACGAACGGGCAGGTGAGGCCACATGGGCAGATCTGCCCATTCTCCGCGCCCGGTGCCGGCGATGTTCGCTTCCCGCGGCGGTCCGCGGCCGACACCGGATGGTGCGGAACCGGCCGTGTACGCCCGGCCCGCCGCGGTGCAACGGTCCGCAGGTTACCGCCGGCTCAGACCCGTCGCATGGGCAGTTATGCCCATTTCGGCGTGGGCCCGCGGACGCCCATCTCGCCCCGCATCTCACGGCCTCCAGCGGCTCCGCGCCTCCGCCGGCCGCGGGCATCCTCGCCCGTTCGAGCGTATATGGCCGTCGGGGGCACGCCGAGCGCCGCCCCGTCGCGCTCGGCGGGGCGGCAGTAGCGGTGGGAGAGTCAGCGCGCTTCCGCGGCGCGGCGCCCCACGCGCAGCACGTGGGCGGCCACCTCGCCGCGGGAGCGTACGCCCAGCTTCTGGCGCAGGTGCTCCGTGTGGTGGCGCGCGGTGTGGAGGGAGATGCAGAGCCGCGTTGCGATCTCCGCGTCGGAAAGGCCGAGCGTGACCAGGCGTGCCACGCGTGCCTCCCGCGCCGTCAGGCTGTAGCGGGCCCGCAGCACCTCCGCGGGAAGGAACTCGGCGCCGGCGGGCTCCAGCGCCACCAGCAGCAGCGCGGCGCGCGGCTCCACGTCCGCGCGAACCATGCTGCCGCGGAGGAGGTAGCTTCCCTCCGAGGTGTCGAAGTCGCGCATCGCCAGCTCCTCCATCGCCTCCTGGTGGCGATGGCCGCGGCGTGCGAGCGCGCCCAGCGACTCCACGAAGCGGCGGATCTCGCGGCGGATGTCCTCCGCGTCGGGTTGCTCGGCGAGGATGCCCAGCAGCGTGGCGTTGGCGTGAACGGGGCGCTCGTCCAGGTCCACGAAGACCACGCCGTCGCGCAGCAGGTCCAGCGCGCGGGCCAGCAGTCCGTTCGGCGGGGCAACGGTTCCCTGGAGGGGAGAGGCCTGGTTTCCCAGGCGCAGAGACGAGAGGGGTGGCGGCGCAATCGGCGCGTACATGTGGCACTCCCGAATCGAAGATGAAAATACCAACCTGTATTGTGGGTCATTGACGACTGCGCCGTGTGGGTCTCCTCCAGTGGGAAGGGTTAATCAGGAGATCGAAAAACCGTAAGACGAAAATCAGAACGGGTGTTTCCGGACGTAAATGATCCTCAAATGCGCTCGCAAAGCAGACTTCAAAGTCTGAAACCCATCTGTCGATCAGCCGGGAACGGGAGATGCCCTGATGTGGAAGAGTAGGACCGCGGCTCCCATTTTTCCGCCGGACCGGCTGGCGCAGGCAGGTTTGGTGCCCGGTTAGAGGCACAGCGCCGACCGCTCCGTACGGGACTCTGCGCCCGCGCAAAGCCGGACCGCCGGCGCGAGGCAACCTCCCTCGTATCGGCTATTTATGACCTGGCCGGCCGGGCACGGCGGTGCAGGCGCGCGACGCCCGTTGTGCGCGATGGAAAACGTCGTCATAAGTCCTTGCTGTCCCAGTGGGGCACGCGCGCCCCGGCATCCGTGCCCCAAAAGAGACGCCGAATGCATCGGCCTTTACAACATCCGGACGCGCGTTTGCGGGAGAGACGCTCCCGCCTCGAGCGCGCTGGCATAGGAACACCTTCGAACGTACCCTGCACTCCGTGCTGGCGTCCTCGCTCCCGACGCGGAACGTCCTCGCCGCCGCACCATGCCCGGCAGCCGCGCCGGGCGTGGTTTTCTCTCCTTCGAGATGACCCAGTTCTCCGCACCGCAAATCGGTATCTTGCACGCAGGCAGGTTCCCTCCCCGCCATTCTACATCCCTCCCCCCGTGCGACGGTCTACTCTCCTGCTGCTCATCTTCTTGGGGCTCTCCGGGACTTTCGCACTGATTTCTTCGCGCGCCAGCAGCTTCCCGGCCGAAGTGCTGGGCGTGCTGCATACGTTGTCGGACGACGGTCCGGCGCCGATGGAAGCGTTCGCCATCGTCCGGCCTCTACGGCTCGCCGCTCGTACCTGCCGGCGGCGAGGGTGGAGCGCCCGGCCAGTTGCGCATCCGCCAGAGTCTTGCGTCCAGCTCCTCGTCCGAGACTTCGTTGGGTGCATCCGGCATCAGCATCCGGTCGGCCCGCCGAAGTGAGACGGCCCCTCTGCTCCCCACGACCACGTAGTCGAGCACCACGATCCCGAGAACGGCGCCGGCGAGCTCCATCTGGTGCGCCAGCTCGACGTCCACCTCGCTCAGGGCGGTGGGCCCTGACACCTCGTTGCGCGCCAGGACCACCGCGAACGCATTCGCGGCGAGCGCCGCCTTGAACACCGAGGTCGGGGGGCAGTGTACGAAATTGACCTCACCCACCGCCGCGACGTGTGCACCCGTCACGCGATACTGCGAGTCGAGATAGAAGGCGATGAAGTAGACCCGGTCCGGCTTGCCCGCGACCCGGCGGAACAGGTGGGTGATCTGCGAGGGGTTGTTCGCATACCGGGTACGTGAAGTGACGGAGCCGGTGCGGACCAGCTCAAGACGATAGACGGAGACCTCGTACCCATCCGCGTTCATTCCACCCGTGCCGCCGGTTTCCACACCATTCATCTGCATTCCTCGCCCGTTTGGATGTGCTCTTGGTTTCAGTT from Longimicrobium sp. carries:
- the tssC gene encoding type VI secretion system contractile sheath large subunit, which gives rise to MSTELQGARPAAAAEEAAEHQGILDTIVREGRFGPAGPAQARGRDLVKRFVEEVLDGTMAVGPDTEAMLNARIAQIDALLSAQLREIMHHPEFQRLEATWRGLKYLLSQSETGANLKIKVLNASKKELLTDLRKAPEFDQSALFKKVYEEEYGVFGGAPFAALLGDYEFGRDGQDIELLSKVSQVAAAAHAPFITGASSNMFNLESYTQLDAPRDLAKIFDTTEYALWKAFRESEDSRYVALTLPRMLLRDPYGRNGVPVDAFDYDEGVDGTEHGRYLWGNAAWALGARVTQAFGTYGWCATIRGVESGGLVEGLPVHTFKTDAGDVAMKCPTECSITDRREKELADLGFAPLVHCKGTPKAAFFSVQSAQKPRVYDSDAATGNARISAQLPYIFAVSRFAHYLKSMMRDKIGGYTSRSQAETFLNRWISNYVVANDDASAEVKSKRPLRDARIDVVEIPGKPGAYRAVAFLRPHFQLDELSVSMRLVADLPAPAA
- a CDS encoding helix-turn-helix transcriptional regulator, whose product is MYAPIAPPPLSSLRLGNQASPLQGTVAPPNGLLARALDLLRDGVVFVDLDERPVHANATLLGILAEQPDAEDIRREIRRFVESLGALARRGHRHQEAMEELAMRDFDTSEGSYLLRGSMVRADVEPRAALLLVALEPAGAEFLPAEVLRARYSLTAREARVARLVTLGLSDAEIATRLCISLHTARHHTEHLRQKLGVRSRGEVAAHVLRVGRRAAEAR
- a CDS encoding JAB domain-containing protein produces the protein MNGVETGGTGGMNADGYEVSVYRLELVRTGSVTSRTRYANNPSQITHLFRRVAGKPDRVYFIAFYLDSQYRVTGAHVAAVGEVNFVHCPPTSVFKAALAANAFAVVLARNEVSGPTALSEVDVELAHQMELAGAVLGIVVLDYVVVGSRGAVSLRRADRMLMPDAPNEVSDEELDARLWRMRNWPGAPPSPPAGTSGEP
- a CDS encoding type VI secretion system tube protein Hcp → MAFDAFLKIEGVDGESTRSGFEKHIELLSFSWGASNTTTVGSMGSGGGAGKATVSSFNCLKATDTASPPLFQACCAGKHFPKAKVTLRKAGGDAPVDYLVYEFEKVYVDNIQWSGSTGGDDRPTESLGITFGKVTVTYTPQSDAGATGAPVVASWNLQTVTP
- the tssB gene encoding type VI secretion system contractile sheath small subunit; the protein is MAEGIHAKLGRVRAPRVHISYDVEVGGAIEMKELPFVMGVLGDFTGHPTEPLARLKDRKFVEVTPDNFDDVLRRMQPHLSFKVDNRLSDQDGRVGVDLHFQSLDDFAPDRVAEQVEPLRRLVELRRQLSDLRGSLQGNDKLEEILQATLHDQEALGRLKHELEPQEAADVN
- a CDS encoding type VI secretion system accessory protein TagJ; translation: MPAAAASARALLDEGRLDEAIEALGAELRDDPGDVRARTFLFELLCFAGQYDRAEKQLDVVARGSREAELGALLYRSALHAERTRQELFASGSPPPAEDGRPVAGRLNGRPFSSITDADPRLGARLELFAAGQYTWIPFAQLAAVRVEAPSRLRDLLWAPARVQAADGYPGAEMGEVLIPALSPLSWRHADGEVRLGRVTDWDEAAAAPVGQKLLLVDGEPVPILDVRELEIDP